The Methanosarcina acetivorans C2A genome includes the window TAGCCGATGGTGATAATGGTCTTGTGATTTTGAGAACTGATATCCAAGATCAAGGACTAATAGATGGATCTTTAGTCCAGGTAGAAGGCAGCTCAGATGTATATCTTATTAAAAACGGCATGAAACATCTTTTTACTTCTCCTGAAGCTCTCTTATGGAATGAACACAGTTTTGACAATATAATATCCGTTACAAGCGAAATCCTCCAGAATTACCCTGATGGAGAAGACATCAGCATTAGTCAACCTATAATTGACAAATATCACGCGCTTGGCGGTGAACCTATTTTTGGAGCACCATCAGGAGAGGGGGAAAAGGTTGGGGATCAAGACAGTGCCGGAACATACTGTTCCTATGTTAATTTTGAAAATGGTGCCATTGAGTGTTTCAAGAATGGAGACCACACTGGAGAAGCCTATGCGATATTTAATCCCCTTTACACGAAATGGGCTTCACTGGGATATGGCAAGAGTGTTCTTGGCTACCCTATAGATAATATGTCTGAAGTTCAGAATTCGAAATTTGAGACGCCGTTTAGATATCAGAATTTTGCAAATGGAACTGAGAACGGGTCTCTTGAATATAATATCACTTCAGGGAATGTATTTGAGATTCATGGAGCTATTTTTGCAAAATGGGGTTCCATTGGTTATGCTGATAGTGTATTGGGGCTTGTAACAACTGATGAATATGAGGCGGCACCATCACCATTTGGGACTGTTGGAAGATACAGCAAATTCGAAAATGGAACAATTCATTGGATCAGTGATAAGGAAGGCGAAAATGAGGAACATCCCTATAGAGGGGAAGCATTTGTCACATCAGGGTATTTAAATGAGGTTCATACTAACCTGGGAGGGACTTCAAGTGATCTGGGTTTCCCGATAACTGACCAGAGAGAAAAAGATGGTCACGACTACTGCGTGTTTGAAGGCGGGATTATTGATTGGAACGATTCTACGGGAACTTACGATGTAAAATTGGGTTATGAAGGTTTACTTTTCAGAGCAAAAGACGGCATAGATGTTTACCTCATCGAAAATGGAGAGAAACGCTATTTCACATCCCCCGAAGCCCTTGAGTGGAACGGACGAAGTTTCGATGAAGTAATTAATGTTTCAAGTAAGACATTAGATTCTATTCCATCAGGACCCAACATCAGCATTTCCCAGGAAATAATTGACAAATATTATGCACTTAAAGGCTCCACAACATTCGGACAGCCAGATGGTAAAGGAGAATTGAATGGTGAACAGGATCAAGATGGAAATTACTGTTCCTACGTCAATTTCGAAAATGGCTCAATAGAATGTTTCAAGAATGGTCCACATGTGGGAGAGGCATATGCAGTTCTTAATCCGTTGTTTACAAAATGGAGGGAACTGGGGTATGGAGCAGGTATTCTTGGTTATCCGATAGGCGATATGTCTGAGATTAGGACTTCAAGTAAGAATACAGATTACCGTTATCAACTCTTTGCAAATGGAACTGAGAACGGGTCTCTTGAATATAATATCACTTCAGGGAATGTATTTGAGATTCATGGCGCTATTTTTGCAAAATGGGGTTCCATTGGTTATGCTGATAGTGTATTGGGGCTTGTAACAAGCGATGAAAGGGATGCTGTACCTTCCTTCAAAGGCACAACCGGTAGAGTAAGCGATTTTGAAAATGGTCACCTCCACTGGCATGGTAGTGGAGATCATTATATGAACACTAATATGACCTATGGCGAACTGGATCAGCTCTATACGGAAATAGGAGGAACTGCGAGCGAGTTAGGATTCCCGATAACGGATCAAAAGGAAATCGACGAAAATGGACATTGCTATTGCGAATTTGAAAACGGAAACATCGGATGGAATGAAGCAGAAGGAAAGTACAAAGCTTATCTGACAAGTGAAATTTACATAGAACTTTACTTTGACAGAACTTATTTTGATACAGTAAACCATATGGAGCAGACTCAAAGCCATGCATCAGAATTTGAGGCTGGAGACACATTAAAAGGATATGTAAATACTAATATGATTATAGATGACCACACCGTCAACACCTATGTAAAAATGATAATGCCAGATGGAACTGAAAAATATGCATACCGTGTTGACCCATTCCTACCCGACAACCCCCTATATTTCTCTGACGAAAAGCAACCTCTCACAGAAGATCCCTGGTACGCAGAAACGAATACCTGGAACTGGGATATCTATAAAATGACGGGTACAGAGCCCGAAGGGACATACACGTGGGAATTCTGGTATGAAGATGTAAATACTGGAGAAGTTCTGGGAAAAAGTACGGCGAGTTATAACTTTTCAAAGATGACTGATCTGGGAGAGTTTGATGAAAGGTGCAAATACTATGTAAGGGTCTCAAATATCGATGACCTAGGAGAAATCTGGGTAAATGGTCATTATATCAAAAATGCCACGTACTATGGAGATAGTGGATGGGTTGATATTCACGAACCAAGAGGAGATAATTTCATCGAGTTTAAAGTTACCAATGCAGGGGGAGATTGGACTTACAAATTTGAATTAATGCAAAATGATTCAATAAGTGAAACAATTTTATGGAGTGATTCTTGCGGTGTGGTTGGAGAAACGGGCAATGGATGTAATAAGAATACAGATACAGGAGAGGTATATGATAAAGTTATAAGGTTTAAAAATACAGCGCCTGTTAATGTAAATGTGATGTATGCCTATAATGAGAGCGAAGGCGATATAGAAAAATTTGATGGATACTTTGAAGGTATCACCGATTACTACAACGAGAATTCATATGGTACTATATCCCTTAATTTCCAAGTAGCAGATAATGGCAACTGGTTTCAAGTTCCTCATGATATTCAATGGTACAATGACAACCATGTAAGGCATGAGATCTCTGATGGTTTACATAATTTCTCATATAATAATTCAGCCTATGAATTTGCAAAGGATGTCATAGACGGCCTAGATGAAAATGTTGACTATTCTGATTTTGATATTAATCTGATTATTTATGCACCAAGTTACACATGGAAATGGATTGATTCACCGGATTCTCCATTGGGGATAGAATATAAACATGTACCAGTTTATTTAGGTTCAGCCCAAGCAATTCCGATTGATTCTGTGACATCAAATAATGATGGAAGTTTTGATTGCGCAGAAAATTGGATCGTTTTTCCAATCAGTTCTGACTATGATGAAGAGGTTCTTGCCCATGAGATAGGGCATCAAATGGGTTCATTACATCATTTAATCAATCAGGATCTATACCCTAGTTCTGGGGGAGGCTCAAATGTTAGTAATTGGGATGTAATGCACGATAACTATGCTTGTATGAGTTCATTTAGTAAAGTTAATTCTGGTTGGTTAAATTTTAAAGAAGAAACTGAATTCAAAGATTATGAGATATATCCACTTGATAGTTTACATTTTGGAGATGAGGTAATCAAGTTTAAACCAAATGAATATTCTGACGACTTTTACATTTTTGAGTATAGAAGGGCAATTGGGCATGATAGTATTTTA containing:
- a CDS encoding PKD domain-containing protein encodes the protein MITGTSIADDVNVEFVSHLGRDVSNVAVSGDYAYIGQGNELVILDISDASNLSNLSEMGRVTTPSVINDITVKENYVYVADDSSGLVIVDISAPTSPTLEGNYDTGYAYGVSVSGNCAYVADLHDGLVIVDVSTSTSPTLAGMGSYNSGDAWDVAVSGKYAYVAFGAGLVIVDISAPTSPTLVGSYDTGYAYSVSVSDNYAYITDYTTGLFIVDVSTPTSPTRVGSYDTEDIDGNTRGVAVSGNYAYVVDGDKGLVIVDISNPTSPTLASSYDTDGNAKGIAVSGNYIYVADGDNGLVILRTDIQDQGLIDGSLVQVEGSSDVYLIKNGMKHLFTSPEALLWNEHSFDNIISVTSEILQNYPDGEDISISQPIIDKYHALGGEPIFGAPSGEGEKVGDQDSAGTYCSYVNFENGAIECFKNGDHTGEAYAIFNPLYTKWASLGYGKSVLGYPIDNMSEVQNSKFETPFRYQNFANGTENGSLEYNITSGNVFEIHGAIFAKWGSIGYADSVLGLVTTDEYEAAPSPFGTVGRYSKFENGTIHWISDKEGENEEHPYRGEAFVTSGYLNEVHTNLGGTSSDLGFPITDQREKDGHDYCVFEGGIIDWNDSTGTYDVKLGYEGLLFRAKDGIDVYLIENGEKRYFTSPEALEWNGRSFDEVINVSSKTLDSIPSGPNISISQEIIDKYYALKGSTTFGQPDGKGELNGEQDQDGNYCSYVNFENGSIECFKNGPHVGEAYAVLNPLFTKWRELGYGAGILGYPIGDMSEIRTSSKNTDYRYQLFANGTENGSLEYNITSGNVFEIHGAIFAKWGSIGYADSVLGLVTSDERDAVPSFKGTTGRVSDFENGHLHWHGSGDHYMNTNMTYGELDQLYTEIGGTASELGFPITDQKEIDENGHCYCEFENGNIGWNEAEGKYKAYLTSEIYIELYFDRTYFDTVNHMEQTQSHASEFEAGDTLKGYVNTNMIIDDHTVNTYVKMIMPDGTEKYAYRVDPFLPDNPLYFSDEKQPLTEDPWYAETNTWNWDIYKMTGTEPEGTYTWEFWYEDVNTGEVLGKSTASYNFSKMTDLGEFDERCKYYVRVSNIDDLGEIWVNGHYIKNATYYGDSGWVDIHEPRGDNFIEFKVTNAGGDWTYKFELMQNDSISETILWSDSCGVVGETGNGCNKNTDTGEVYDKVIRFKNTAPVNVNVMYAYNESEGDIEKFDGYFEGITDYYNENSYGTISLNFQVADNGNWFQVPHDIQWYNDNHVRHEISDGLHNFSYNNSAYEFAKDVIDGLDENVDYSDFDINLIIYAPSYTWKWIDSPDSPLGIEYKHVPVYLGSAQAIPIDSVTSNNDGSFDCAENWIVFPISSDYDEEVLAHEIGHQMGSLHHLINQDLYPSSGGGSNVSNWDVMHDNYACMSSFSKVNSGWLNFKEETEFKDYEIYPLDSLHFGDEVIKFKPNEYSDDFYIFEYRRAIGHDSILNNDQNRVNEDNPNGVIVIYTATNGSTLHTTTNSLTGKNETDTYTVHVLNSNLENNWNEPTFYNEVSSIEDLFYSYDKEEIDIVLKFINFSVVDVPDGNSAKINVQLENEIGLKGVILQMTNTIFYNLLFPYPLNYTVNPTLSLHAYTDDGNHVGMNYETGEYEVQIPGARTSGLQPNEREWIIVPEDVNVKYVVDSYANAKYMYQNPDLTGDFIDSYDLIGFYFDENGNDYSGKVTEHIAPGTQNEHSVVYSQNLDGTYSIEVSKQYDVSLLPPLTNADTLSFIKGDILPIKFTARNPDTGDLVFDDQVNVLIKNSTGTVIESFNTTSGVQVNSDEGYYTVDFYTADHPELIIGEKYSVLVTFGDINGGTGSGIAYFILTGSNSPSSITNLQSTNGTTWINWTWTNPTDPDFNRTEIYLNNIFQTNTSTEFFNATCLEPETEYTIGTHTVDTYGNVNETWVNLTATTKNAPIIVEAGPGQTVKKGTTVNFEGNFTASGLHTYSFHWDFGDGTNTTGSLTPSHVYEDAGAYEVTLTVTGENGDTGNDTLNITVTNASVSVFPGYTNPPTDPDKDGLYEDINGNGRLGFNDLVAYFANLDWIEENVPLEFFDYNKNGLIDFDDVVTLFDML